The nucleotide window AGCCCGATCGTGATCCGCAGACCCCGGTCCACCACGCCCTCGTTGGTACCCATCTCGTGCTCGTCTCCCTCATGTCGCGGCCCGGCAGCTGTGGCGCGGGTCCGTGGTTGTTCTCTGACACGCCATGGACGGGCACGGGGCAGGAATCGATACCGGCAACGTCCACGCGACAGATGTGAGGTAGGCCACTGGTCCGACATCGACGATCGCCACCCCCGACCGCCTGCAACCCTCCGAGCACCGCACTAGGGTGCCGATGTCCGGCCACGGGGACCGGGCCGAGGGGAGAGACATGGTCGAGCGAGTGTCACGTCGAACGGCGATCGCGCTGGGTGCGGCGCTGAGTGTGACGATGGCCCTGACGGCCTGCGGCGGAAGCGACTCCGGTGGCAGCAGCGCCTCGTCCGGCGGGGTCACCAAGGTCTCGGTCGGCGTGATCCCGATCGTCGATGTCGCCCCGCTCTACCTGGGCATCCAGAAGGGCTTCTTCGCCAAGGCCGGGCTCGAGGTCAGCGCCAAACCCGCACAGGGTGGCGCGGCGATCGTGCCGGCGGTCATCTCGGGTGAGAACCAGTTCGGCTTCAGCAATGTGGTGTCCCTGCTCACGGCCCGCGACAAGGGTCTACCGCTGGTGTCGATCGCCGCCGGGGTCAGCTCGACCGGCGACCCGGCCGACGACGTCAACGCCGTGCTCGTGGGCAAGGGCTCGACGCTGAAGACCGCCAAGGACCTCGAGGGCCGCAAGATCGCGGTCAACTCGCTGAACAACATCGGCGACACCACGGTCAAGACGGCGGTGACGAAGGCCGGCGGTGATCCGGCGAAGGTGACGTTCGTCGAGATGCCCTTCCCGGACATGCCGGCCCAGCTCGCCGCGGGCACCATCGACGCCGCATGGGAGGCCGAGCCGTTCCGCACCCAGATCGTCGCCGCCGGCGGGCGCATCCTGTTCGACAATCTCACCGAGACCTACCCGACGCTGCAGATCTCGCACTACTTCACGAGCGCGCAGACCAAGCAGAAGAACCCGGCGATGGTCACCGCGTTCGTCACCGCGATCAACGAGTCCATGACCTACGCGGCCGCCCACCCGGACGAGGTGCGCGCCGTCCTGGCGACCTACACCAAGATCAGCCCGGACGTCGCGGCGAAGATGTCGTTGCCGGACTGGCCCACGGCGATCGACCGCGACTCGCTCACCGCGGTCGGCACGGCCGCTCGCACTTACGGCACGTTGACCAAGGACCCGGACGTCGCAGGGCTGCTCGGTGGCTGACGCGACGATGCTCGAGGCGCGCGGCGTCCGGCATGTCTATGCCGACCACGCCCGCACCGTCGAGGCATTGCGCGACGTCACCTTCTCGGTGGCCGCAGGTGAACTGGTGTGCGTGGTCGGTCCGTCGGGGTGCGGCAAGACCACCCTGCTGAAGTGCCTGGCCGGCCTGCTCTCGCCGACCGCCGGCGAGGTGATGGTCGAGGGCACCCCGGTCACGGGCCCCGCGCCGGGCATGGCGGTGGTGTTCCAGGAGTACGGCCGTTCGCTGTTCCCCTGGATGCACGTGGCCGACAACGTCGAACTCCCGTTACGGCTCAAGGGGTTACCCAAGGTCCGGCGCGTCGAAC belongs to Kineosporiaceae bacterium and includes:
- a CDS encoding ABC transporter substrate-binding protein, whose translation is MSRRTAIALGAALSVTMALTACGGSDSGGSSASSGGVTKVSVGVIPIVDVAPLYLGIQKGFFAKAGLEVSAKPAQGGAAIVPAVISGENQFGFSNVVSLLTARDKGLPLVSIAAGVSSTGDPADDVNAVLVGKGSTLKTAKDLEGRKIAVNSLNNIGDTTVKTAVTKAGGDPAKVTFVEMPFPDMPAQLAAGTIDAAWEAEPFRTQIVAAGGRILFDNLTETYPTLQISHYFTSAQTKQKNPAMVTAFVTAINESMTYAAAHPDEVRAVLATYTKISPDVAAKMSLPDWPTAIDRDSLTAVGTAARTYGTLTKDPDVAGLLGG